The sequence CCACCACCGGCAGATCGCTGTCCGAGCCCATAATGACTGCAACTTTTTTCATAAAACTGTCCTCCGTTTGCGGTGGCGCACCGGGTGCGGCACCGGGTATGGCAAGTGTTTTTTCGTTTATATTACGGCTATTATACGCTATATGCGGTGCTTTTTCAATAGAAAAATACAAAAACCAACCCGTGTTTCCACAGGTTGGTTTTCTCTGTTAATCGTAAATGCTTTCGTCCAGCTTGCCGGCACCGATAAAACCGGCAGCGCCGTCCATATCCGCAGCGGTAATTCGCCCGTCTCCGTTAAAATCCAACAACCGCTCATACGCGCCATCGCCCCGGTCAATATCGGCTGCGTACTGCTGTAAAGTCACCAGATCCCGGGCGTTCACATACCCATCGCCGGTCAAATCATAGGTCATCACCGGCACATCGCCCAAGTCTACGCTCTGTGTAGTGACCGTTACCTGCACCTGGCGGCATAAGTAAAAATCCGCCCCCACGGTCAAGGTATAAGTACCCGGCGCCACGGCAATGGAAAATGTGCCGTCCTCGCCGGTTTGCACGCTCTCATCGTTCCACTCTATCGTCGTGCCCACCAACAGATAATTGTGGGGGTGACTGCCGTCCGTGCTCTCCATTGCCACCGCACGCCCGGTAACGGTGTAGCGAAGCGCCGGTTGATAATTCGCATCATAGCTGCTGCCGCAGCGCCGGCAGGTGTAGCGGGTGTAGCCCTCCTCTGTTGTCGTCGGCGGGATCACAACGGCGGTATAATCGTGCCCCAACGCCGGGGTACTGACGGTGTCGGACAAATGCGCTCTGCACCGGGTGCAATAATCATAAGTATAACCCGGCAGGGTGCATGTGGGCTCAACTCGATGGGTGGCAGGCGCCGTATGCCCCAGCTTGGCAATCGGGGTGGCATAGCTGTCACCGCAAGTGCAGGTGTAAAGGATTTGGCCGTCTGCCACGCAAGTGGGTTCTGTGCGTTGGGCGGTATACACATGGGTGTGTACTTGCACCGGCACAGCAGCCGTTTGGTCACCCCAGGTCAGAGTGGCGGTGTATGTACCCTCTGTCCAGTGATGGGTGGTCTGATCGTCCGTCAAAGAAAAGACATGGCCGTTATAGTTTTTCTCTGTCAGCGGCAGGGTCACCCGGTCGCCGGTATCATAAGTGATGGTAATTTGCAACCGATCGGTAAAGGCGTTCAGGTCAAAGTAAGCATAGGCCTGCCCATCGCTGTCCGTGCGCGCCGTGCTATCCACACCGGTGACCAACACCTGATCTGCCGGGAATGCGGCAGAAAAACCGATCACTTTGCCTGGATACAGATACGCCGTGTATGCCCCCAGGCTGTGATTATTGGTCACTTGAAAATAATAGGTCTCCCCTGCCTGCAAAGTACAGGTGAGATCAAAATTCAGATCATAAAGGGAACGGTCGTCGCTGCCTTGCCCCAGGTCCGCCTTGCTGCCGTCGCATAGGCGCGCCACCGTGTCCACACTGCCCATGGAGTAAAAATGGTAAGTACCGGTAGCAGTAGGGGTATAGCGATACCAATCTGTACCGCTGTAGGATTGAAATGTGTTGCCAAAGGTGGCGCCTTGGGTCAGCTCCAGCGCCGGATCAAAGGTAATCTGTGCCGCTGCGTCCGCATAATACTGGGCTGTGGTGCCGGTCAGTCCCCGCAGGGTAAAGGCAGTCATGGGACGGCCGTCCTCGTCCTGGTACCCAACTGCGTACTGACCAAAGCCGGTACCCACCGGGAACTGCGCAGCGGTCAGCGCCTTGCAGTCAATAAAGGCACAGGCGCCCAGCTGCAAACTGCCGGCCATATTATCAAACTGAATATCCGTCAGCCCGGAGCAAGCGGCAAAGGCATAGCTGCCAATCCCCGTGACCCCGGCAGGAATTCGTATCGACTGCAAGGCTGCGACATGGAAAAAGGTGTTACTGCCAATCGTTCTCAGGCTCTCCGGCAACTGCACATCCGTAACAGCCGTCAACTGGCGAAGCAGATTGTCCCCCAGACCGGTAATGCCCTCCTCCACTTTCACTGTACGGATTTGGCTGCGGTGGGCGGCAAATGGCGGCAGACTCTCCGGGGTGTAATCCGGCGTAGCACCGGTGCCGGTGAGGGTCAAGGTGCCGGTACTCTCCTCAAACACATAATCCACCTGACTATCACCTAAAGTCCCCTGCTCCCCGGCAAAGGCAAAAAAAGATGGCACCCCAACAAACACAGTTGCCAGCAGAAAACAAAAGATCACACTGTACTTTTTCATCAGGATACCACCTCACATATTCTGTTGTCATTATACCATAAGCCTGACGCCGGTGCAACCGTCAGTCCGCCAGCACCTTACGCAGCAGCTTGCGCACCTTTTGCAACCGGGTACGCACTGCAGAGCCGGAAATACCCAGTGCCAGACCAATCTCTTTACTGCCGTAGCCCTGACGCCGCATAGCGAGCAAAATCTGATCCTCTCGCCCCAGCATACCCAGCACCTGCGCCCACTCTACCATGGTGATGGGATCCGCCCGATCCGGCAGGTCAAAGTCCTCCGGTATTGCCACGCACACTACCCGGGCAGCAATGGCCCGGTAGTGGTCGGCACACACGCTGCGGGCAATGGACAGCAGCAGGCTTTTGTCCGACTTGGGGAAAGCAGCCGCCGCCAGCAGCCACTGCCAATACTGCATAAAGGTCTGCTGGGTCAGCTCCTCGGCCAAATCAGCAGGCACACGGCCACGAATCCAACGCAGCACCGCAGCAAAAGATCCAGCATAAACAGCATTAAAGTGCTCATACTTTGTACTTTTTTCGGAATGCTTCATACGCTTCTTCGTCCATGACCATATTGCCTACTATGCTGTTGGCCTGCACCGTGCCCAGCAGCGGCTTGGGACATACAGCAACCGCACCTACGATAAACAACAGGTGCTTATCCGTGATCATCTCCGGGGTCACATCCGGCGCAAAAAACAGGCTGCTGCCCACCACGATCACCGCGCCGTCCTCCAATCGGGACAGCAAATCCGCACCTGCCCGCAGCTCTGCGGAGAACTGGTGCAAATGGTCCAGATCCCGATCCAATTCCCGGAACATACCGTTCAGGTTCTCAATCACCAGGCCGGTGCCCTGCTCTGCAATGCCTATACCGCTCAGAAAGACCCGGGCGTGCTTCTCCCCGGCTGCCCGCCGAAAGATGGTCATACCGTTACAAAGGCAAATGGCGCCCTCCGGCAGCGTAGAGCCCAGCACATTCAGCCCGTTATACTGGGCCACTTTGTCCATAGGCGCAAACACCTCCTGGGCAATGGCCCCCTTGGTTATATCCGCATAGGCCTCTGCGAAGGCCGGTGAAGGATTCTCCGGCAGCAAAATGGTGCTTACCGCTTGAATAGAGCTGATCTTGCGCAGTGCCTGGGGCGTATAGTTGCGCAGATCTAATACGGACACGGCCTCAATTTTCTTTTTACCGAACATCGTACATTTCCTTTCTGCTGATCAAAGCGTTTCTCATTGTGTGTACACTCTATAAGACGGCTGCTGTGGGCAAAGTGTCTGCACACTTTGGTGATTTTTATAATTAAACGCCACGACCATGAAAAAAGGCGTATGTACCGGGGTACATACGCCTATAACCGTCATAATGACCTGCGCTTATACAAGCTCGATGATGCACATCTCAGCTGCGTCGCCGCGACGGGGGCCAGTCTTTACAATGCGGGTGTAACCGCCGTTTCTGTCCTCGTACTTGGGAGCGATCTCATCAAACAACTTCTTTACAACATCTTCCTTGGTAACATAGGAAAGCACCTGTCTTTTGGAAGCCAAAGTGTTCTTCTTGCCGAGAGTGATCATCTTCTCAGCCATAGCGCGAACCTCTTTCGCTCTGGTAACGGTAGTTTCAATCTTGCCGTTTTCTAAAAGAAAAGTAACCATACCTCTGAGCATTGCTTTTCTGTGGTCAGTAGGTCTGCCCAATTTTCTGGAACCTGGCATTGAAATTCCCTCCTTTAATCCTCATCGTGACTCAGGCTGAAGCCCAGGGATTGCAGCTTGGCAACCACCTCGTCCAGGGACTTGCGGCCCAGGTTTCTAACCTTCATCATATCTTCTTCGGATTTGCTGATCAAATCCTCTACTGTGTTAATGCCTGCTCGCTTGAGACAGTTGAAAGAGCGCACGGACAGATCCAGTTCCTCAATGGTCATCTCCAGAACCTTCTCCTTGCCGTCGTCATCCTTCTCCACCATAATATCCTGGTTGCCGATCTCCTCAGAGAGATCCACAAACAGCATCAGGTGGTCGTTGAGAATCTTAGCAGCCAAAGAAGCGGCCTCGTCAGCCGGAATGGTGCCGTCCGTCTCAACATCAAGAATCAGTTTATCAAGGTCTGTCTGCTGACCTACACGGGTGTTCTCTACGGTATAATTCACCTTGAGCACCGGGGTGTAGATAGAGTCGATTGCAATGGTGCCGATGGGCAAATCCATCAGCTGCTTGTTGCGGTCACAGGGCACATAGCCGCGGCCGCTGTCTGCCGTCAGCTCCATAGATACGCTGGCGCCGGCGTCCAGATAAGCAATGTGCAGCTCGGGATTCAGGATCTCTACATCTGCGTCATGAATAATATCGCCCGCAGTGATCTCGCCTTCTCCGCTGGCCTCAATGTGCAGCATCTTCGGCTGCTCATCGTGAATCTTCAGAATAACGTTTTTGAGATTCAAAACGATCTCCGTCACATCTTCCTTCACATGCGGAATGGTAGAAAACTCGTGCAGCACACCATCAATCTTCACGGAAGTGATGGCATAGCCGGGCAGAGAGGAGAGCAGCACTCTCCGCATACCGTTGCCCAGAGTTGCGCCGAAACCTCTTTCCAGAGGTTCCACCACAAACTTACCTACGCTTCTGCTTCCCTGAGTAGATAAATCTACAATCTCGATTTTCGGCTTATCAATTTCAATCATTTAAAAGCCTCCTATTTTGATTTTAACAGCTAAATAACAGAATGATCAACTATTATCTAGAATAGAACTCAACGATCAAGTGCTCTTCAACAGGATAATCAATGTCTTCACGGGTGGGCAGAGCCACAACCTTAGCGGTCAGTTTCTCTGCATCAACCTCCAGCCACTTGGGAGCGTTACCATAAACGCCCTCTTCCTTCACGAGCTTAAATCTGCCGTTCTCCTTGCTCTTATCCACCACAGCGATCACATCGCCGGCCTTCACAAGGTAGGAGGGAATGTTGACCTTTTTGCCGTTCACGGTGAAGTGACCGTGAGAAACAGCCTGGCGGGCCTCACGACGGGTCTTGCAAAAACCGGTGCGGAAAGCCACATTGTCCAAACGAGTCTCTACCATGGTCAACAGCACAGCACCGGTCTGGCCGGGAGCCTTAGCTGCCTTCTCATAGTAAGAATGGAACTGCTTCTCCAGAATGCCGTAGATGAACTTCACTTTCTGCTTTTCCTGCAGCTGCATAGCATACTCGCTCTTCTTGCGGCGATTCTTGGTATAAGAATTTCTGAATGTATCCTTATTTGTATAGCCCATAACAGCCGGAGAAATGCCGAGTGCTTTGCAGCGCTTTGCGATGGGCTCTGAATTCTTTGCCATATCTTCTACACCTCCGTTAGATTATACACGACGTCTCTTAGGCGGACGGCAGCCGTTGTGCGGAATGGGGGTAACATCCTTAATCAGGGTTACATCCAGACCGGCGGTCTGAAGTGCGCGGATGGCAGCTTCACGGCCGGAGCCGGGGCCTTTAACGAAAACTTCCACCGTCTTCATACCATGCTCCATAGCAGCCTTAGCAGCAACCTCGGCAGCAGTCTGTGCAGCAAAGGGAGTAGACTTCTTGGAACCACGGAAACCCATTTCGCCGGCAGACGCCCAAGAAACGGCATTGCCCTGCGTGTCCGTGATGGTTACGATGGTGTTGTTGAAGGTTGACTGAATATGGGCAGCACCACGTTCAATATTCTTCTTCTCGCGGCGTTTGCGAGAGCCAGTGGTCTTTTTTGTAGCCATACTACGAATATCCTCCTACGCTTATTTCTTCTTGTTTGCTATGGTCTTCTTGGGACCTTTGCGGGTGCGGGCGTTGTTCTTGGAGGTCTGTCCTCTTACAGGCAGGCCCTGACGATGGCGCATACCGCGATAGCAGTTAATTTCAATGAGTCTCTTAATGTCAAATGCTCTGTCTCTGCGCAGATCACCTTCAACATTCAGGTTCTTCTCAATGTAATCACGAATTTTGGAAACCTGATCCTCGGTAAGATCTCTGCAACGAGTATCGGGATCAATTCCGGTTGCCTCTACGATCTGAGTAGCAGTGGTACGGCCGATACCATAGATGTAAGTAAGGCCGATCTCAACTCTCTTGTCGTTGGGCAAGTCAACACCAGAAATACGTGCCATATTGTTTTACCTCCGAATTATTGCTCAGGATTAGCCCTGACGCTGTTTGTGCTTTGGATTTTCACAGATAACCATGACTTTACCATTGCGCTTAATCACTTTGCATTTGTCGCAAATTTTCTTTACAGAAGGTCTGACTTTCATTTGAATATCCTCCTTTATTTACTTTGAGCGCCAAATAATACGACCCTTGTTCAGGTCATAGGGTGACATCTCAATCGTTACCTTATCACCGGGAAGAATACGAATGTTGTTCATCCGCAGCTTACCGCTGATATGGGCTAAAATGATGTGGTCATTTTGGAGTGCTACCTTAAAGGTCGTGTTGGGCAGCGCCTCAACCACAGTACCTTCCACTTCAATCATATCTGACTTTGACATCGTTTACCTCTCTTATGGATAGGATCTTGAATTGATGTTCGCTCTTATCTGGAATCACATTACGGCGTAATCGCCTGCAATTGATTAACGCCTCAGACTTTGGTCAAAATGACCGGACCGTTAGAGGTAATGGCAATGGTGTGCTCAAAGTGCGCAGCCAGCTTGCCGTCTGCCGTCTTGACCGTCCAACCGTCTGAAAGCTGTTTTACCTTATAGGTCCCCAGATTTATCATTGGTTCAATTGCCAATGTCATTCCGGGTAATAGTCTGATACCGCGTCCTGCGTGACCGAAGTTTGGTACGCTGGGGTCTTCATGAAGTTTGGTGCCCACGCCGTGACCCACAAAGTCACGAACGACACCGTATCCGCGCGCCTCGCAATATTCTTGTACTGCGTGGCCGATATCGCCGATCCTGTTGCCGGGTATCGCCTGCTCAATGCCTTTATACAGGCTCTCGCGGGTGGTATCCATCAGCCGCTTTGCCTCGGGCGAGCAAGACCCGACTGCAAATGTGGCAGCATTATCGCCGTTATAACCGTTTTTGGCCGCACCCAGGTCGATGCTGACAATGTCACCCTCTTGGAGGATGCGGTCCTTTTTCGGTATACCGTGGATCACTTCATCATTTATGGATATACATGCAGTAGCGGGATAACCCCCATAGTGCAGGAAATTGGGCTTAGCGCCCCGTTTGATGATCAGATCATAAGCGATCTTATCGATTTCCTTTGTAGAGATGCCCGGCTTAACAGCCTCACCTGCTACCATCAATGCTTCAGCGGAGATCTTGCAAGCCTCTTTCATCAGCTCCAGTTCTCTGCTGCTTTTCAGCACGACCATGTTAATCCTCCAGTGCTGCAAAAACGAGTGCCGTGGTGTCTGCCACCTCTTCCTGACCCTCTACGACTGCCAGCTTACCCAGCTTGTCGTAAAAGTCTTTCAGCGGCTCGGTCATCTTGTGGTATTCCACAAGGCGAGCCTGCACCGTCTCCGGCGCATCGTCCTTGCGTTGAATCAGTGCACCGCCGCAAGCGTCACAAACACCGTCCACCTTGGGCTTTTTATAAAGCATGTGGTAGGAATTTGCACACTTTGAACATACACGGCGGCCGGACATTCTGGCGGTAATTTTCTCGTCAGGGACTTCTATATCAATGACCTTATCAATAGCCACGCCCATGTCCTCAAGCGCCTGGGCTTGAGGAATGGTACGAGGAAATCCGTCCAGAATAAATCCGTTTTCGCAATCTTTTTGTTCCAGTCTGTCCTTGATGATCCCGATAACCACATCGTCCGGAACCAACTGGCCTGCGTCCATATAGGACTTGGCCTTCAGGCCCATCTCGGTGCCCTCTTTCAGAGCGGCACGGATGATGTTACCGGTGGAGATGGCAGGAATACCATACTTTTCAACAATCTTTTCCGCCTGGGTGCCTTTGCCGGCACCGGGCGCGCCAAGAAGGATCAAATTCATCTTGCGTTCTCCTTATAATCAGTCAAGGAAGCCTTTATAGTGGCGCATCATCAACTGGCTTTCCAGCTGACGCACCGTCTCCAGAGCTACACCGCACATAATGATGATGGATGTACCGCCCAGGGTGATGCTCATGCCGCCGTCGTCACCGCCGGTCTCCAGGGGCGGAATCGCCGCCTTACAAATCAAGGAGTACACGATGGGGAACAAGGCAACTACGCAAAGCATCAAAGAACCGATCAAGGTCAGACGGGACAGAACCCGCATGATGTAATCGGAAGTGGGCTTGCCGGGACGAATGCCGGGAATTGCGCCGTTGTTTTTACGAAGATTATTTGCCATTTCAATCGGGTTGTACTGAATGGTGCTGTAGAAATAGGCAAAGAAGATGATCAGCAGGAAGTACATACCCGCATACCACCAAGAGTCACTCTGGAAGGCGTCAAAGAACTTCTCCCAGCCGGTGCCCTTGTACTTGTCAGCAGAAATGAACATCTGCACCGTACCGGGCAGGGACAAAATAGAAGATGCAAAAATGATGGGCAGCACGCCGCTCATATTGATCTTAATGGGCATGTGGGTGGACTGACCGCCGTACATTTTGCGGCCCACAACGCGCTTGGCGTACTGAATGGGCAGCCGGCGCTCTGAGTTATCCATAAATACGATGTAAGCGATCATCAAAAGGAAGATCACGCACACCACGGGAACCAGAACTTTGTACACGGTACGGCCGGTGTCCAGGTACTGGAACAGCTGCTTGATCAGGGTGGGGAAACGAGACACGATGCCGGCAAAAAGGATAATGGAAATACCGTTACCGATACCGGAAATGGTGATCTGCTCGCCCAGCCACATAATCACGGCTGTGCCGGCGGTGAGCACTGCAATAATGACCACTGCCTGGAACACGGCGTCAAAGCCGGTGAATGCTGCGCCGCTGGCATCCTTCATCAGATAGCCGTTGGCACGCAGGAAGAAGAAGTATGCCAGGGACTGCAACAGACCCAGACCAACCGTAACGAAACGCGTGATCGTGCCAATCTTCTTTCTGCCTTCTTCGCCCTCCTTCTGCAACCGCTCCAGTGCAGGAATGGCCACAGCAAGAAGCTGCATAATAATGGAGGCATTGATGTACGGTGTGATGGACATAGCGAAAATTGTTCCGTATGTGAATGCACTACCGGTCATCAAGCTCAGGTAGGTTAAAATGGTGTTGCCCTTACCTACATTGATCTCATCTACAATGTTCAGGAAAGGAACAGGAATGACAGAGCCAATTCGGAAAACAAGGATAACAAATGCTGTAAACAAAAGCTTTTTGCGGATGTCCGCAACTTTCCAAGCGTTTACGAAGGTCTTGATCATTTACAGCACCTCCACCTTGCCACCTGCTGCCTCAATCTTAGATTTGGCGCTCTCACTGATAGCGGTGACCTGAACGGTCAGAGCCTTAGTAATCTCGCCCTTGCCCAGAACCTTTACACCGTCCAGGGTCTTCTTCAAAAGACCGGAGGCCACCAGGCTCTCAGCGTTCACGGTTGCGCCGTCCTCAAATCTGTCGTTCAGATCAGACACATTGACAATGGCGTACTCCGTTGCAAAAATGTTGTTGAAACCTCTTTTGGGCACGCGGCGCTGAAGGGGCATCTGACCACCTTCAAAGCCGGGCCGTCTGCTGTAACCGGAACGGGCCTTCTGACCCTTCTGGCCTTTACCGGCGGTTTTACCCTGGCCGGAAGCAGTACCGCGACCGATACGCTTAACACTCTTTTTGGAGCCTTCAGCAGGAGAAAGTTCATGTAATTTCATCTTGCTACCTCCCCTTATTCTTCAACAACGGTGATCAGGTGTGCGATCTTCTTGATCTTGCCCTGAGTTGCGTCGTTGTTCGGCTGAACGGTTTCGTTGCCGATCTTCCGCAGGCCAAGAGAGTGGGCGGTGGCGATCTGGTCCTGCTTACTGCCGATCAGGCTTTTTGTAAGTTTGATTCTAATATCTGCCATAATGCGCCCCTCCTTATCCTACGATTTCTTTCACTGACTTACCGCGAACAGCAGCAACTTCCTCTGCCGTGCGCAGTCTGCTCAAGCCGTCAATGGTGGCGCGAACCACATTGTACGGGTTGTTTGAGCGAACGGCCTTGGTACGGATGTCGCCGATACCAACGGTCTCAACAACCGCACGAACCGGGCCGCCGGCGATCACGCCGGTACCTTTGGGAGCGGGCATAAGCAGCACTTCGCCAGCACCGAACTTACCGGTGATCTCATGGGGAATGGTCGTACCCCGCAGAGATACTTTGATCAAATTCTTCTTTGCGTCCTCGATCCCCTTACGGATTGCGTCCGGAACCTCGCCGGACTTACCGATACCGAAACCGACCAGACCATTCTTATCACCAACAACCACCAGTGCGGAGAACTTAAAAATTCGACCGCCCTTTACGGTTTTAGAAACACGGTTGATGGTAACCACTCTTTCTTCAAGTTCCATTGAAGATGCGTCAATCTTTGTAGCCAAAAGTATTTACCTCCTTCGTTAGAACTTCAGTCCGCCCTCACGAGCGCCGTCTGCAACCGCAGCCACACGACCGTGATACACGTAACCGCCACGGTCAAATACGCACTCGGTGATGCCCTTTGCGGTGGCTCTTTCTGCTAATGTCTTACCAACAGCCTTAGCTGCTTCTACATTTCCGCCGTACTGTGCAAAGTCCTTCTCAGTAGTGGATGCACTTGCCAGCGTTACACCGGCAACATCATCAATGAGCTGAACGTAAATATTGCTGAGGGAGCGATATACGTTGAGTCTGGGACGAGCAGCAGTGCCGCTGATTTTGCCACGAACACGAATGTGGCGCTTTTGTCTTGCCTTATTGGCGTCTTGTCTTGAAACCATTGTAATTCACTCCTTCCCTTATTTCTTACCTGCTTTGCCTTCCTTGCGGCGAATATGCTCAAAGTCATACTTGATACCCTTGCCCTTGTAGGGTTCCGGGGGTCTCTTCTCGCGGACCTGTGCGGCAAACTGACCTACGGCCTGCTTGTCTGCGCCGCTGATGACAATG comes from Oscillospiraceae bacterium and encodes:
- a CDS encoding leucine-rich repeat protein, with translation MKKYSVIFCFLLATVFVGVPSFFAFAGEQGTLGDSQVDYVFEESTGTLTLTGTGATPDYTPESLPPFAAHRSQIRTVKVEEGITGLGDNLLRQLTAVTDVQLPESLRTIGSNTFFHVAALQSIRIPAGVTGIGSYAFAACSGLTDIQFDNMAGSLQLGACAFIDCKALTAAQFPVGTGFGQYAVGYQDEDGRPMTAFTLRGLTGTTAQYYADAAAQITFDPALELTQGATFGNTFQSYSGTDWYRYTPTATGTYHFYSMGSVDTVARLCDGSKADLGQGSDDRSLYDLNFDLTCTLQAGETYYFQVTNNHSLGAYTAYLYPGKVIGFSAAFPADQVLVTGVDSTARTDSDGQAYAYFDLNAFTDRLQITITYDTGDRVTLPLTEKNYNGHVFSLTDDQTTHHWTEGTYTATLTWGDQTAAVPVQVHTHVYTAQRTEPTCVADGQILYTCTCGDSYATPIAKLGHTAPATHRVEPTCTLPGYTYDYCTRCRAHLSDTVSTPALGHDYTAVVIPPTTTEEGYTRYTCRRCGSSYDANYQPALRYTVTGRAVAMESTDGSHPHNYLLVGTTIEWNDESVQTGEDGTFSIAVAPGTYTLTVGADFYLCRQVQVTVTTQSVDLGDVPVMTYDLTGDGYVNARDLVTLQQYAADIDRGDGAYERLLDFNGDGRITAADMDGAAGFIGAGKLDESIYD
- the rplQ gene encoding 50S ribosomal protein L17, translated to MPGSRKLGRPTDHRKAMLRGMVTFLLENGKIETTVTRAKEVRAMAEKMITLGKKNTLASKRQVLSYVTKEDVVKKLFDEIAPKYEDRNGGYTRIVKTGPRRGDAAEMCIIELV
- a CDS encoding DNA-directed RNA polymerase subunit alpha, encoding MIEIDKPKIEIVDLSTQGSRSVGKFVVEPLERGFGATLGNGMRRVLLSSLPGYAITSVKIDGVLHEFSTIPHVKEDVTEIVLNLKNVILKIHDEQPKMLHIEASGEGEITAGDIIHDADVEILNPELHIAYLDAGASVSMELTADSGRGYVPCDRNKQLMDLPIGTIAIDSIYTPVLKVNYTVENTRVGQQTDLDKLILDVETDGTIPADEAASLAAKILNDHLMLFVDLSEEIGNQDIMVEKDDDGKEKVLEMTIEELDLSVRSFNCLKRAGINTVEDLISKSEEDMMKVRNLGRKSLDEVVAKLQSLGFSLSHDED
- the rpsD gene encoding 30S ribosomal protein S4, translating into MAKNSEPIAKRCKALGISPAVMGYTNKDTFRNSYTKNRRKKSEYAMQLQEKQKVKFIYGILEKQFHSYYEKAAKAPGQTGAVLLTMVETRLDNVAFRTGFCKTRREARQAVSHGHFTVNGKKVNIPSYLVKAGDVIAVVDKSKENGRFKLVKEEGVYGNAPKWLEVDAEKLTAKVVALPTREDIDYPVEEHLIVEFYSR
- the rpsK gene encoding 30S ribosomal protein S11, with amino-acid sequence MATKKTTGSRKRREKKNIERGAAHIQSTFNNTIVTITDTQGNAVSWASAGEMGFRGSKKSTPFAAQTAAEVAAKAAMEHGMKTVEVFVKGPGSGREAAIRALQTAGLDVTLIKDVTPIPHNGCRPPKRRRV
- the rpsM gene encoding 30S ribosomal protein S13 — its product is MARISGVDLPNDKRVEIGLTYIYGIGRTTATQIVEATGIDPDTRCRDLTEDQVSKIRDYIEKNLNVEGDLRRDRAFDIKRLIEINCYRGMRHRQGLPVRGQTSKNNARTRKGPKKTIANKKK
- the rpmJ gene encoding 50S ribosomal protein L36, whose amino-acid sequence is MKVRPSVKKICDKCKVIKRNGKVMVICENPKHKQRQG
- the infA gene encoding translation initiation factor IF-1, whose protein sequence is MSKSDMIEVEGTVVEALPNTTFKVALQNDHIILAHISGKLRMNNIRILPGDKVTIEMSPYDLNKGRIIWRSK
- the map gene encoding type I methionyl aminopeptidase, coding for MVVLKSSRELELMKEACKISAEALMVAGEAVKPGISTKEIDKIAYDLIIKRGAKPNFLHYGGYPATACISINDEVIHGIPKKDRILQEGDIVSIDLGAAKNGYNGDNAATFAVGSCSPEAKRLMDTTRESLYKGIEQAIPGNRIGDIGHAVQEYCEARGYGVVRDFVGHGVGTKLHEDPSVPNFGHAGRGIRLLPGMTLAIEPMINLGTYKVKQLSDGWTVKTADGKLAAHFEHTIAITSNGPVILTKV
- a CDS encoding adenylate kinase translates to MNLILLGAPGAGKGTQAEKIVEKYGIPAISTGNIIRAALKEGTEMGLKAKSYMDAGQLVPDDVVIGIIKDRLEQKDCENGFILDGFPRTIPQAQALEDMGVAIDKVIDIEVPDEKITARMSGRRVCSKCANSYHMLYKKPKVDGVCDACGGALIQRKDDAPETVQARLVEYHKMTEPLKDFYDKLGKLAVVEGQEEVADTTALVFAALED
- the secY gene encoding preprotein translocase subunit SecY, whose translation is MIKTFVNAWKVADIRKKLLFTAFVILVFRIGSVIPVPFLNIVDEINVGKGNTILTYLSLMTGSAFTYGTIFAMSITPYINASIIMQLLAVAIPALERLQKEGEEGRKKIGTITRFVTVGLGLLQSLAYFFFLRANGYLMKDASGAAFTGFDAVFQAVVIIAVLTAGTAVIMWLGEQITISGIGNGISIILFAGIVSRFPTLIKQLFQYLDTGRTVYKVLVPVVCVIFLLMIAYIVFMDNSERRLPIQYAKRVVGRKMYGGQSTHMPIKINMSGVLPIIFASSILSLPGTVQMFISADKYKGTGWEKFFDAFQSDSWWYAGMYFLLIIFFAYFYSTIQYNPIEMANNLRKNNGAIPGIRPGKPTSDYIMRVLSRLTLIGSLMLCVVALFPIVYSLICKAAIPPLETGGDDGGMSITLGGTSIIIMCGVALETVRQLESQLMMRHYKGFLD
- the rplO gene encoding 50S ribosomal protein L15, with product MKLHELSPAEGSKKSVKRIGRGTASGQGKTAGKGQKGQKARSGYSRRPGFEGGQMPLQRRVPKRGFNNIFATEYAIVNVSDLNDRFEDGATVNAESLVASGLLKKTLDGVKVLGKGEITKALTVQVTAISESAKSKIEAAGGKVEVL
- the rpmD gene encoding 50S ribosomal protein L30: MADIRIKLTKSLIGSKQDQIATAHSLGLRKIGNETVQPNNDATQGKIKKIAHLITVVEE
- the rpsE gene encoding 30S ribosomal protein S5, whose protein sequence is MATKIDASSMELEERVVTINRVSKTVKGGRIFKFSALVVVGDKNGLVGFGIGKSGEVPDAIRKGIEDAKKNLIKVSLRGTTIPHEITGKFGAGEVLLMPAPKGTGVIAGGPVRAVVETVGIGDIRTKAVRSNNPYNVVRATIDGLSRLRTAEEVAAVRGKSVKEIVG
- the rplR gene encoding 50S ribosomal protein L18, translating into MVSRQDANKARQKRHIRVRGKISGTAARPRLNVYRSLSNIYVQLIDDVAGVTLASASTTEKDFAQYGGNVEAAKAVGKTLAERATAKGITECVFDRGGYVYHGRVAAVADGAREGGLKF